Proteins encoded in a region of the Tripterygium wilfordii isolate XIE 37 chromosome 21, ASM1340144v1, whole genome shotgun sequence genome:
- the LOC119988611 gene encoding L10-interacting MYB domain-containing protein-like, with protein MGFATNSTKISMSHTTPPAPSTPVPDKANWDSAQTKVFVDLCVEQVNEGRRPGSHFTKEGWQKIAAGFFEKTGKRYDQPQFKNKWDNLKKDYKLWKKLRLHDTGTGWDNVRNTILADNDWWERRIKEDKKVAKFRIQGPENLEQLEALFDGQFATGEFAMFVGASHQNPVQTNEELLKTSTGENVHSIHLGSDSSSDQEFEVNIEQSNEVTSSPTLTPRQVKRRSSKSGTRGKKKRRASASDYHEDISKSLGNLVSAVSSWTNAIASPPISSVKAEIAECMRILEEIPETAEMGDLLLFALKLFQNKDHREYFTAMLRRDWQLAWLKMVYADATGGGAGGST; from the exons ATGGGATTCGCGACCAACTCAACTAAAATCAG TATGAGTCATACCACACCTCCTGCACCATCAACCCCTGTACCAGACAAGGCCAATTGGGACTCTGCCCAAACCAAAGTGTTTGTTGATCTTTGTGTCGAACAAGTAAATGAAGGACGTAGACCTGGTTCACACTTCACCAAAGAAGGCTGGCAGAAGATAGCTGCtggattttttgagaaaacagGGAAGCGATATGATCAGCCACAATTCAAGAACAAATGGGACAATTTGAAGAAGGATtacaaattgtggaagaaattgcGCCTTCATGACACTGGGACTGGATGGGACAATGTCCGTAACACCATTCTTGCTGACAATGACTGGTGGGAGAGAAGAATTAAG GAAGACAAGAAGGTTGCAAAGTTTCGAATCCAAGGACCAGAAAACCTTGAGCAATTGGAGGCACTATTTGATGGTCAATTTGCCACTGGTGAATTTGCAATGTTTGTAGGTGCATCACACCAAAATCCAGTCCAAACTAATGAAGAATTGCTAAAGACCAGCACTGGTGAAAATGTGCATTCTATCCATCTCGGCTCTGATTCTTCCAGTGATCAAGAGTTTGAAGTAAACATTGAGCAGAGTAATGAAGTGACTAGCTCCCCCACACTGACACCTCGTCAAGTTAAGAGGAGGTCAAGCAAATCAGGGACACGTGGGAAGAAGAAGCGTAGGGCATCCGCGTCTGATTATCACGAAGACATTAGCAAGTCCTTAGGCAATCTTGTGTCAGCAGTGAGCAGCTGGACAAATGCAATTGCCAGTCCCCCTATTTCATCTGTAAAAGCTGAAATAGCTGAGTGTATGAGAATTTTGGAGGAAATTCCTGAGACTGCCGAGATGGGAGATTTACTATTGTTTGCTCTCAAGTTGTTTCAGAACAAAGATCATCGTGAGTACTTCACTGCAATGTTACGCAGGGACTGGCAGCTTGCGTGGTTGAAGATGGTGTACGCGGATGCAACGGGGGGTGGGGCAGGAGGCAGCACCTga